Proteins from one Puntigrus tetrazona isolate hp1 chromosome 10, ASM1883169v1, whole genome shotgun sequence genomic window:
- the si:ch211-113d22.2 gene encoding urokinase plasminogen activator surface receptor, translating to MKTVLATLVLFAAVLHSEGLKCYTCVGSNPDECFRQGSTVCPAHSDACSTITGPNSVMKSCAYKSFCDKSHMSNGEMKLECCFNDDCNGPHRSHSHGEHHNTSGGLSSSPVLLLGALLLRLALGSL from the exons ATGAAGACCGTCCTGGCCACGCTGGTCCTGTTCGCCGCTGTGCTACACA GTGAGGGGTTGAAGTGTTACACCTGTGTAGGAAGTAACCCAGATGAGTGTTTCCGGCAGGGCTCGACGGTGTGCCCTGCTCACTCCGATGCCTGCTCTACCATCACAGGACCCA ACTCCGTGATGAAGTCGTGCGCTTACAAGTCCTTCTGTGACAAGTCTCACATGAGCAATGGGGAGATGAAGCTGGAATGCTGCTTCAATGACGACTGTAACGGCCCTCACCGGTCCCACAGCCACGGGGAGCACCACAACACCTCCGGGGGCCTGAGCTCCAGCCCCGTCCTGCTGCTGGGGGCCCTGCTGCTCAGACTGGCTCTCGGCTCCCTGTAA